From one Thermithiobacillus tepidarius DSM 3134 genomic stretch:
- the apbC gene encoding iron-sulfur cluster carrier protein ApbC, whose amino-acid sequence MSNISELQVQTALKEVQDPYLGKDLVGANEVKKIQVDGGRVQVDIELPYPSAGVKDKFAAEVSRRVQAIKGVEQVTVNVGHNIKAHQAQRGVKLLAGIKNIIAVASGKGGVGKSTTAVNLALALARDGARVGILDADIYGPSQPRMLGISGKPTSKDGKSIEPMENYGVKAMSIGFLIEEETAMVWRGPMVTQALEQLLNDTRWGELDYLVIDLPPGTGDTQLTLAQKIPVTGAVIVTTPQDIALLDARKGLKMFEKVGIPILGIVENMSFYICPKCGNEDDIFSHGGGERMAEQYDVDFLAAIPLDRRIRNEADGGKPTVVAEPDSRLAELYMELARHVAAKLAAQAVDFSHKFPNIVIQNK is encoded by the coding sequence ATGAGCAACATCTCGGAGTTGCAGGTTCAGACCGCCTTGAAGGAGGTCCAGGATCCTTACCTGGGGAAGGACCTGGTCGGCGCCAACGAGGTCAAGAAAATCCAGGTCGACGGCGGCCGCGTGCAGGTCGACATCGAACTGCCGTATCCGTCCGCTGGGGTGAAGGACAAGTTTGCCGCCGAGGTCAGCCGGCGCGTGCAGGCCATCAAGGGCGTGGAGCAGGTGACCGTGAACGTTGGCCACAACATCAAGGCCCATCAGGCGCAACGCGGCGTCAAGCTGTTGGCCGGCATCAAGAACATCATCGCCGTGGCTTCCGGCAAGGGCGGCGTCGGCAAGTCCACCACCGCCGTCAACCTGGCTCTGGCCCTGGCCCGCGACGGTGCCCGGGTGGGCATCCTGGACGCGGACATCTATGGTCCGAGCCAGCCGCGCATGCTGGGCATCAGCGGCAAGCCCACCTCCAAGGACGGCAAGAGCATCGAGCCCATGGAGAACTACGGCGTCAAGGCCATGTCCATCGGCTTCCTCATCGAGGAGGAGACTGCCATGGTCTGGCGTGGCCCCATGGTCACCCAGGCCTTGGAGCAGCTGCTCAACGACACCCGCTGGGGCGAGCTGGATTACCTGGTCATCGACCTGCCGCCCGGCACCGGCGACACGCAGTTGACCCTGGCGCAGAAGATCCCGGTCACCGGCGCGGTCATCGTCACCACGCCCCAGGACATCGCCCTGCTGGACGCCCGCAAGGGCTTGAAGATGTTCGAAAAGGTGGGCATCCCCATCCTCGGCATCGTCGAGAACATGAGCTTCTACATCTGCCCCAAGTGCGGCAACGAGGACGACATCTTCAGCCACGGCGGCGGCGAGCGCATGGCGGAACAGTACGACGTGGACTTTCTGGCGGCCATTCCGCTGGACCGGCGCATCCGCAACGAGGCGGACGGCGGCAAGCCTACCGTGGTGGCCGAGCCTGACTCCCGCCTGGCCGAGCTGTACATGGAGCTGGCGCGTCATGTGGCGGCGAAGCTGGCCGCCCAGGCGGTGGACTTCAGCCACAAGTTCCCCAATATTGTCATCCAGAACAAGTAA
- the dcd gene encoding dCTP deaminase yields MALKSDKWIRRMAEQHGMIDPFEPRQIKSVDGNPIVSYGLSSYGYDIRCADEFKIFTNVRSAIVDPKQFSEDSFVDFKGDVCIIPPNSFALARTVEYFRIPRSVLTICLGKSTYARCGIIVNVTPFEPEWEGYVTLEFSNTTPLPAKVYANEGVAQVLFLESDEECEVSYKDRGGKYQGQHGVTLPRT; encoded by the coding sequence ATGGCCCTGAAGTCGGACAAGTGGATCCGCCGCATGGCGGAGCAGCACGGCATGATCGACCCCTTCGAGCCGCGCCAGATCAAGAGCGTGGACGGCAACCCCATCGTTTCCTACGGCCTGTCGTCCTACGGCTACGACATCCGCTGCGCCGACGAATTCAAGATCTTCACCAACGTGCGCAGCGCCATCGTGGACCCGAAGCAGTTTTCCGAAGACTCCTTCGTGGACTTCAAGGGCGACGTCTGCATCATCCCGCCCAACTCCTTCGCCCTGGCGCGCACGGTGGAGTACTTCCGCATTCCGCGCAGTGTGCTGACCATCTGCCTGGGCAAGTCCACTTATGCCCGCTGCGGCATCATCGTCAACGTCACCCCCTTCGAGCCGGAGTGGGAGGGCTACGTGACTCTGGAGTTCAGCAACACCACCCCGTTGCCTGCCAAGGTCTACGCCAACGAGGGCGTGGCCCAGGTCTTGTTCCTGGAGTCCGACGAGGAGTGCGAGGTCTCCTACAAGGATCGTGGCGGCAAGTATCAGGGGCAGCACGGCGTCACTTTGCCGCGTACCTGA